The following proteins come from a genomic window of Eulemur rufifrons isolate Redbay chromosome 24, OSU_ERuf_1, whole genome shotgun sequence:
- the ACTN4 gene encoding alpha-actinin-4 isoform X17, giving the protein MVDYHAANQSYQYGPSSAGNGAGGGGSMGDYMAQEDDWDRDLLLDPAWEKQQRKAETAANRICKVLAVNQENEHLMEDYERLASDLLEWIRRTIPWLEDRVPQKTIQEMQQKLEDFRDYRRVHKPPKVQEKCQLEINFNTLQTKLRLSNRPAFMPSEGKMVSDINNGWQHLEQAEKGYEEWLLNEIRRLERLDHLAEKFRQKASIHEAWTDGKEAMLKHRDYETATLSDIKALIRKHEAFESDLAAHQDRVEQIAAIAQELNELDYYDSHNVNTRCQKICDQWDALGSLTHSRREALEKTEKQLETIDQLHLEYAKRAAPFNNWMESAMEDLQDMFIVHTIEEIEGLISAHDQFKSTLPDADREREAILAIHKEAQRIAESNHIKLSGSNPYTTVTPQIINSKWEKVQQLVPKRDHALLEEQSKQQSNEHLRRQFSSQANVVGPWIQNKMEEIGRISIEMNGTLEDQLSHLKQYERSIVDYKPNLDLLEQQHQLIQEALIFDNKHTNYTMEHIRVGWEQLLTTIARTINEVENQILTRDAKGISQEQMQEFRASFNHFDKDHGGALGPEEFKACLISLGYDVENDRQGDAEFNRIMSVVDPNHSGLVTFQAFIDFMSRETTDTDTADQVIASFKVLAGDKNFITAEELRRELPPDQAEYCIARMAPYQGPDAVPGALDYKSFSTALYGESDL; this is encoded by the exons GCTGAGACTGCCGCCAACCGAATCTGCAAGGTGCTGGCCGTCAACCAGGAGAATGAACACCTGATGGAAGATTACGAGAGGCTGGCCAGCGAT CTGCTGGAGTGGATCCGGCGCACCATCCCCTGGCTGGAGGACCGCGTGCCCCAGAAGACCATCCAGGAGATGCAGCAGAAGCTGGAGGACTTCCGCGACTACCGGCGTGTCCACAAGCCACCTAAGGTGCAGGAGAAGTGCCAGCTGGAGATCAACTTCAACACACTGCAGACCAAGCTGCGCCTCAGCAACCGGCCCGCCTTCATGCCCTCTGAGGGCAAGATGGTCTCG GACATCAACAACGGCTGGCAGCACCTGGAGCAGGCCGAGAAGGGCTACGAGGAGTGGCTGCTGAATGAGATCCGCAGGCTGGAGCGGCTCGACCACCTGGCGGAGAAGTTCCGGCAGAAGGCCTCCATCCACGAGGCCTGGACCGACG ggaaggAAGCCATGCTGAAGCACCGGGACTACGAGACAGCCACCCTCTCGGACATCAAAGCCCTCATCCGCAAGCACGAGGCCTTCGAGAGTGACCTGGCCGCACACCAGGACCGTGTGGAGCAGATCGCAGCTATTGCCCAGGAGCTCAA CGAGCTGGATTACTACGACTCCCACAACGTCAACACCCGGTGCCAGAAGATCTGCGACCAGTGGGACGCCCTTGGCTCTCTGACCCATAGTCGCAGGGAAGCCCTGGAG AAAACAGAGAAGCAGCTGGAGACCATCGACCAGCTGCACCTGGAGTACGCCAAGCGGGCAGCCCCCTTCAACAACTGGATGGAGAGCGCCATGGAGGACCTCCAGGACATGTTCATCGTCCACACCATCGAGGAGATCGAG GGCCTGATCTCAGCCCACGACCAGTTCAAGTCGACCCTGCCGGACGCCGACAGGGAGCGGGAGGCCATCCTGGCCATCCACAAGGAGGCCCAGAGGATCGCCGAGAGCAACCACATCAAGCTGTCGGGCAGCAACCCCTACACCACCGTGACCCCCCAGATCATCAACTCCAAGTGGGAGAAG GTGCAGCAGCTGGTGCCAAAGCGGGACCACGCCCTCCTGGAGGAGCAGAGCAAGCAGCAGTCCAACGAGCACCTCCGCCGCCAGTTCTCCAGCCAGGCCAACGTCGTGGGGCCCTGGATCCAGAACAAGATGGAG GAGATTGGACGCATCTCTATCGAGATGAACGGGACCCTGGAGGACCAGCTGAGCCACCTGAAGCAGTACGAGCGCAGCATCGTGGACTACAAGCCCAACCTGGACCTGTTGGAGCAGCAGCACCAGCTCATCCAGGAGGCCCTCATCTTCGACAACAAGCACACCAACTACACCATGGAG cacaTCCGCGTGGGCTGGGAGCAGCTGCTTACCACTATCGCCCGCACCATCAACGAGGTCGAGAATCAGATCCTCACCCGGGACGCCAAGGGCATCAGCCAGGAGCAGATGCAGGAGTTCCGGGCATCCTTCAACCACTTCGACAAG GACCATGGCGGGGCACTGGGGCCCGAGGAGTTCAAGGCCTGCCTCATCAGCCTGGGCTACGACGTGGAGAACGACCGGCAG GGCGATGCTGAGTTCAACCGCATCATGAGCGTGGTCGACCCCAACCACAGCGGCCTTGTGACCTTCCAAGCCTTCATTGACTTCATGTCCCGGGAGACCACTGACACAGACACGGCCGACCAGGTCATCGCCTCCTTCAAGGTCCTGGCAGGGGACAAG AACTTCATCACGGCTGAGGAGCTGCGGAGAGAGCTGCCCCCGGACCAGGCTGAGTACTGCATCGCCCGCATGGCACCATACCAGGGCCCCGACGCCGTACCCGGCGCCCTCGACTACAAGTCCTTCTCCACAGCCCTGTATGGCGAGAGTGACCTGTGA